A genomic stretch from Bacillus sp. E(2018) includes:
- a CDS encoding sporulation histidine kinase inhibitor Sda → MEKLSDDLLIESYLKARELKLSNDFILLIKKEIERRSLHARLQQVLM, encoded by the coding sequence ATGGAAAAACTTTCAGACGACCTGTTGATTGAATCCTATTTAAAAGCTAGAGAACTGAAACTTAGTAATGACTTTATTCTACTTATAAAGAAAGAAATTGAAAGAAGATCTCTTCATGCTAGATTACAGCAAGTTTTAATGTAG
- a CDS encoding YqeG family HAD IIIA-type phosphatase, translated as MLKHFLPDQHVQNILDITPEMLVERGVKGIITDLDNTLVEWDRPEATPELIEWFTSIKEKGILITIVSNNTQHRVKSFSDPVGIPFIYSARKPMTKAFKRALKDMKLKNEQVVVIGDQLLTDVLGGNRLGLHTILVVPVASSDGFWTRFNRKIERIILSWMKRKGMLHWEE; from the coding sequence ATGTTAAAACATTTTTTGCCGGATCAACATGTTCAGAATATATTGGACATCACACCGGAAATGTTAGTTGAACGAGGAGTAAAAGGTATTATCACGGACTTGGATAATACGCTTGTAGAATGGGACAGACCTGAAGCGACTCCAGAATTGATCGAGTGGTTTACTTCTATTAAAGAAAAAGGTATTTTGATCACAATTGTTTCAAACAATACACAGCATAGAGTAAAGAGCTTCTCAGACCCTGTGGGTATTCCGTTTATCTACAGTGCAAGAAAACCAATGACCAAAGCGTTTAAGCGCGCCCTGAAAGATATGAAGCTGAAAAATGAACAAGTTGTTGTTATCGGAGATCAACTTCTTACTGATGTACTTGGTGGGAATCGATTAGGTTTGCATACTATACTCGTTGTACCAGTGGCTAGCAGTGACGGTTTTTGGACAAGGTTTAACAGAAAGATCGAACGCATCATATTGTCTTGGATGAAAAGAAAAGGCATGCTGCATTGGGAGGAATAG
- the yqeH gene encoding ribosome biogenesis GTPase YqeH yields MGLEQIKCVGCGVSIQTEDKEALGYAPVSALTKELPICQRCFRLKHYNEIHDVSLTDDDYRKIVSSIGDEDALVVKIVDIFDFNGSWLPGLHRYAGNNPILLVGNKLDLLPKSVNPNKVIHWMKKEAKELGLKPIDVKLISADKGYGIEELAESIDHYRQGKDVYVVGCTNTGKSTFINRLIKQFGEEAADLITTSHFPGTTLDLIDIPLDGRSHMYDTPGIINHHQMAHYVSKKELNIIMPKKEIKPMVFQLNELQTLYFGGLGRMDYLKGGKQSFVCHFSNHLNIHRTKTDKADELYEKHLGDMLAPPEDTENFPKLKRYEFVIKESKTDIVISGLGWVTFPEAGAKVAFYAPEGVAVTVRKSLI; encoded by the coding sequence ATAGGTTTGGAACAAATTAAATGTGTGGGTTGTGGAGTTTCCATACAAACAGAAGACAAAGAAGCGCTTGGATACGCACCTGTTTCGGCACTGACGAAAGAGCTGCCTATTTGCCAGCGCTGTTTTCGTTTAAAACACTATAACGAAATTCATGACGTAAGTTTAACAGACGATGATTACCGTAAAATCGTCTCAAGTATCGGAGATGAAGATGCTCTAGTTGTTAAAATCGTTGATATTTTTGATTTTAATGGAAGCTGGTTACCGGGACTTCACCGATATGCAGGAAACAATCCGATACTTCTTGTCGGTAACAAGCTCGATCTGCTTCCGAAATCAGTGAATCCGAACAAGGTTATACATTGGATGAAGAAAGAAGCGAAAGAGTTAGGCTTAAAGCCTATTGATGTAAAATTGATCTCTGCTGACAAAGGCTATGGTATTGAGGAATTAGCAGAGTCTATCGATCATTATCGCCAAGGAAAAGATGTATATGTTGTAGGCTGTACGAACACAGGAAAATCTACTTTTATAAACCGTTTGATCAAACAATTTGGCGAGGAAGCTGCTGATTTGATCACAACTTCTCATTTTCCTGGTACAACATTAGATCTTATTGATATTCCACTCGATGGAAGAAGTCACATGTATGACACTCCGGGAATCATTAATCACCATCAGATGGCGCATTATGTTTCTAAAAAAGAATTGAACATCATCATGCCTAAAAAAGAAATCAAACCTATGGTGTTTCAATTGAATGAGTTGCAGACTCTGTATTTTGGCGGGCTAGGAAGAATGGATTATTTAAAAGGAGGCAAACAGTCATTTGTATGCCATTTTTCAAACCATTTGAACATCCATCGAACGAAGACTGACAAGGCGGACGAACTATATGAGAAACATCTTGGCGACATGTTAGCTCCACCTGAAGATACAGAGAACTTTCCAAAGCTTAAACGCTATGAATTTGTTATAAAGGAAAGCAAAACAGATATTGTGATCTCTGGATTAGGCTGGGTGACCTTCCCAGAAGCAGGTGCTAAGGTGGCCTTTTATGCACCAGAAGGTGTAGCTGTAACGGTTCGAAAATCCTTAATCTAA
- the aroE gene encoding shikimate dehydrogenase codes for MIKALVIGDPIDHSLSPIMQTAALQESGISGIYEKKRVPSDELEKFVKFLKESNYAGCNITIPHKVAILPLLDEVDDEAKEIGAVNTVVNKDGKLIGYNTDGKGFLLGLREKLSKPLSDLSILLIGAGGAARSIAYALSKEAPDFMAIANRSEERLHSLLKDLNDQRLEGMSLQEAEENLARFDVVINTTNAGMHPDTESIPLKLNLLKKGAVVSDIVYNPLTTRWLKDAKEKGAITDNGVSMLVMQGAMAFQKWTGTFPDTNKMKQVVLEQLRR; via the coding sequence ATGATTAAAGCACTTGTCATCGGAGATCCAATCGATCATTCCTTATCGCCTATCATGCAAACGGCGGCTTTACAGGAATCAGGTATTTCTGGAATCTATGAAAAAAAACGTGTACCTTCAGATGAATTGGAGAAATTCGTTAAATTCCTTAAAGAAAGCAACTATGCAGGATGTAATATTACTATTCCTCATAAAGTAGCGATTCTTCCGCTCCTAGACGAGGTTGATGACGAAGCAAAAGAGATAGGCGCTGTTAACACAGTCGTGAATAAAGATGGAAAATTGATCGGGTATAACACAGACGGTAAGGGATTCTTATTAGGCTTGAGAGAGAAGCTCAGTAAGCCACTCTCAGATTTAAGCATTCTATTGATAGGAGCTGGCGGAGCTGCACGATCTATCGCTTATGCACTTAGTAAAGAGGCACCTGACTTTATGGCGATAGCAAATCGTTCAGAAGAACGTCTTCATTCTTTATTAAAAGACCTGAACGATCAGCGTTTAGAAGGAATGTCTTTACAAGAAGCTGAAGAAAATCTTGCTCGTTTTGATGTAGTAATCAACACGACCAACGCGGGTATGCATCCAGATACGGAATCTATTCCACTGAAACTTAATCTTTTAAAGAAAGGCGCAGTGGTAAGTGATATCGTCTATAATCCGCTAACCACAAGATGGCTAAAGGATGCAAAGGAAAAAGGTGCCATAACTGATAATGGTGTATCAATGCTCGTTATGCAAGGAGCTATGGCATTCCAGAAGTGGACTGGCACTTTTCCAGATACAAATAAAATGAAACAAGTCGTTTTGGAACAACTTAGGAGGTAA
- the yhbY gene encoding ribosome assembly RNA-binding protein YhbY, protein MLTGKQKRFLRSKAHHIQPIFQVGKGGVNTNLVKQVDEALEARELIKVSVLQNCEDDKDTVASQLSSGSKAQLVQVIGSTIVLYKESINQKRIQLP, encoded by the coding sequence ATGCTTACAGGTAAACAAAAACGTTTTTTACGATCAAAGGCACACCACATTCAACCTATTTTCCAAGTTGGAAAAGGTGGAGTGAATACAAATCTAGTCAAACAGGTTGACGAAGCACTCGAAGCAAGAGAACTTATAAAAGTTAGCGTGCTTCAAAACTGTGAAGATGATAAGGATACAGTAGCGTCACAGCTTTCTTCTGGTTCAAAAGCACAATTAGTTCAAGTGATCGGAAGCACAATCGTACTTTACAAAGAATCAATCAATCAAAAACGCATCCAACTCCCATAA
- a CDS encoding nicotinate-nucleotide adenylyltransferase, with amino-acid sequence MNKHIGLFGGTFNPPHNGHLLIAQEALNQLHLDEVWWMPSSTPPHKEKDIEVSDEERIDMVRKAIGNNEHFSLSLLEFERSGPSYTIDTIRLLKEKYPQVTFTFIMGGDMVHSLSSWHKIDELKNLIDFAGVGRRGYAVDQQWERYRVKHVEVPIIEISSSFIRNRSRDGQNIRYYVSDEVWKHIKENRLYGTN; translated from the coding sequence ATGAATAAACATATAGGACTTTTTGGAGGTACGTTTAATCCACCACATAACGGACATCTGCTTATCGCACAAGAAGCATTAAATCAATTGCATCTAGATGAAGTGTGGTGGATGCCTTCCTCTACACCTCCTCATAAAGAGAAAGACATTGAAGTCTCCGATGAGGAGCGCATAGATATGGTTCGAAAAGCGATTGGTAACAATGAGCATTTTTCCCTTTCTTTACTTGAATTTGAGAGAAGTGGACCTTCATATACTATTGATACGATACGTCTTCTAAAGGAAAAATATCCACAAGTTACATTTACTTTTATTATGGGTGGAGATATGGTTCATTCATTAAGCAGTTGGCATAAAATTGATGAGTTAAAGAACCTTATTGATTTTGCAGGTGTCGGTCGTAGAGGTTACGCGGTTGACCAACAATGGGAGAGGTATCGGGTAAAACATGTAGAAGTACCTATTATTGAGATCTCGTCATCGTTTATCCGTAATCGATCACGCGATGGTCAGAATATTCGTTACTATGTCTCAGATGAGGTCTGGAAACATATAAAGGAGAACCGCCTTTATGGAACGAACTAA
- the yqeK gene encoding bis(5'-nucleosyl)-tetraphosphatase (symmetrical) YqeK, whose translation MERTKALEIVKKQLTEHRYIHTLGVEEASLVLARKYGVDLKKAETAAIFHDYAKFRPKEEMREIVRSEGLSQDLLFYGNEVLHAPVGAFLVKKEVGITDKEILRAIYYHTTGNGAMTQLEKVIFLADYIEPNRKFPGVESVREIAMTDLDQACLMAVKNTVTFLMKQNQKIYPLTFEAYNGLLQEIKLKKEKECTG comes from the coding sequence ATGGAACGAACTAAAGCACTGGAAATTGTGAAAAAACAGCTTACAGAGCACCGTTATATTCATACATTAGGAGTGGAAGAGGCGAGCCTTGTTTTAGCTAGGAAATATGGAGTAGATCTAAAAAAAGCTGAAACTGCTGCAATCTTTCATGATTATGCTAAATTCCGGCCAAAGGAAGAAATGAGAGAAATCGTCCGAAGCGAGGGGCTTTCACAAGACTTGCTATTTTATGGCAACGAAGTTTTGCATGCGCCGGTTGGAGCATTCTTAGTTAAAAAAGAAGTTGGAATAACTGATAAAGAAATATTACGTGCTATCTATTACCATACTACGGGTAATGGAGCGATGACTCAGCTTGAAAAAGTAATATTCTTAGCCGATTACATCGAGCCGAACCGTAAGTTCCCCGGGGTTGAGAGTGTTAGAGAGATAGCAATGACTGATCTAGATCAAGCTTGTTTGATGGCCGTTAAGAACACGGTGACTTTTTTAATGAAACAGAATCAAAAAATCTATCCACTCACGTTTGAAGCCTATAATGGATTGCTTCAAGAGATTAAACTAAAAAAAGAGAAGGAGTGCACTGGATGA
- the rsfS gene encoding ribosome silencing factor yields the protein MNVKELMELVVKTADDKRAENIAVLDMEGISLVADYFVICHGNSEKQVQAIARELKGVALENDIQIRRMEGFDHARWVLIDLANIVVHVFHRDDRSYYNLEKLWGDANKIDVDSIIAPQQNL from the coding sequence ATGAACGTAAAAGAGCTTATGGAATTGGTTGTTAAGACCGCTGATGATAAAAGAGCAGAAAACATTGCTGTATTAGATATGGAAGGAATCTCTCTTGTAGCAGATTACTTTGTTATCTGTCATGGTAATTCGGAGAAACAAGTTCAAGCGATTGCAAGGGAACTAAAAGGTGTTGCCTTAGAGAATGATATTCAGATTCGCCGCATGGAAGGTTTTGACCACGCAAGATGGGTTTTAATCGATTTAGCAAACATCGTTGTACATGTTTTCCATCGAGATGACCGCAGTTATTATAATCTTGAGAAATTATGGGGCGACGCGAATAAGATTGATGTAGATTCAATTATTGCTCCGCAACAGAACTTGTAG
- a CDS encoding class I SAM-dependent methyltransferase, with protein sequence MSYQRFAYLYDELMEDAPYAEWLNFVKSSTSKHLDGGKRFLDVGCGTGSMTILLAKEGFDVTGVDLSSDMLMVAKEKAEAEKITLSLFQQDMRELEGLGVFDCVTILCDSLNYILTEEDVKRTFLSAGNHLKVGGLLLFDVHSLHKINEIFIGQTFGSNDEKLSYIWQCYQGELENSVEHDLSFFIQNGEGYERYDELHTQRTFSVEDYCNWLRECGFEHLDVSADFKGLEPSEESERILFVARKK encoded by the coding sequence ATGAGCTATCAGCGATTTGCCTATCTGTATGATGAGCTGATGGAGGATGCTCCTTACGCTGAATGGTTGAACTTTGTAAAATCATCTACTTCTAAACATTTAGACGGCGGAAAGCGGTTTTTGGATGTAGGTTGTGGTACGGGATCGATGACGATTCTCCTCGCGAAAGAAGGCTTTGATGTAACCGGAGTTGATCTTTCTTCAGATATGCTGATGGTCGCGAAAGAGAAAGCGGAAGCAGAAAAAATTACCCTGTCCCTTTTTCAGCAAGATATGCGAGAGCTAGAAGGACTTGGTGTTTTTGATTGTGTCACGATATTATGTGACTCGCTCAATTACATCTTGACTGAAGAAGATGTAAAACGAACTTTTCTTTCAGCTGGAAACCACCTGAAAGTAGGAGGACTTCTTCTATTCGATGTGCATTCCTTACATAAGATCAATGAAATCTTTATTGGACAAACATTTGGAAGTAATGATGAAAAGCTATCATACATATGGCAATGCTATCAAGGCGAGCTTGAAAATAGTGTGGAACACGATCTATCCTTCTTCATTCAGAATGGAGAAGGATATGAACGGTATGATGAGCTGCATACGCAACGAACATTCTCTGTCGAGGACTATTGTAATTGGTTAAGAGAATGCGGTTTTGAACACTTAGATGTCTCGGCCGATTTTAAAGGATTAGAACCTTCCGAAGAAAGTGAACGGATCTTATTTGTGGCGAGAAAAAAATAA
- a CDS encoding sigma 54-interacting transcriptional regulator: MFDQDPLFKNNILETIIDSAYEWIVVVDHEGIVRYMNKTYCEFLGENPQEVIGKHVTKVIENTKMHKEVLQGKVEIADLQFIRGNYMIANRIPILNDGKVIGAVGTVIFRDTEQWKKMNSHIKALLHELNFYKKEWEEINGASYTLNDFAGASAEVQKVKKHVKNIASGDLSVLIRGESGTGKELLAHSIHQLSERSGKPFIKLNCGAVPEHLFESELFGYSEGAFTGAKKGGKLGKFQLADGGTLFLDEIGDLPHSMQIKLLRVLQEKEVEPVGSVQTQKVNVRVIAATNRPLETLIYENKFREDLFYRINVLQIQIPPLRERKEDIWPLAENFIRLNCAETGKRILSIDDDVKEAFLAYSWPGNARELKNFVEAAIQLTHSDRLSLDVFPDFLKEKLGVNKKQLTLKEHVQETEKNVISYYLETMNGDIMRVAKHLGIGKTNLYDKIKKYNIR, from the coding sequence ATGTTTGACCAAGATCCATTGTTCAAAAACAACATTTTAGAGACGATCATCGACAGTGCTTACGAGTGGATAGTCGTTGTTGATCATGAAGGAATCGTCCGATACATGAACAAAACGTACTGCGAGTTTTTAGGTGAAAATCCTCAAGAAGTAATAGGAAAGCATGTAACCAAGGTTATTGAAAATACAAAAATGCACAAAGAAGTACTACAAGGAAAAGTGGAGATTGCGGACCTTCAATTCATAAGAGGGAACTACATGATAGCAAACCGTATACCTATTCTAAATGATGGCAAAGTAATAGGAGCTGTTGGTACCGTAATATTTAGAGATACTGAGCAATGGAAAAAGATGAACTCTCACATAAAAGCACTTCTTCATGAACTCAATTTTTATAAAAAAGAGTGGGAAGAAATTAATGGAGCTTCTTATACGTTGAATGATTTTGCTGGAGCCTCAGCAGAAGTACAAAAAGTAAAGAAGCATGTGAAGAATATTGCCAGTGGAGATCTATCAGTATTAATTCGAGGTGAGAGCGGAACGGGAAAAGAGTTGCTTGCTCATAGTATTCATCAATTGAGCGAAAGAAGTGGAAAGCCCTTCATTAAATTAAATTGTGGGGCGGTTCCAGAGCATTTGTTTGAGTCTGAGCTGTTCGGCTACTCTGAAGGTGCATTTACAGGAGCAAAGAAAGGCGGGAAATTAGGTAAGTTTCAGCTTGCAGATGGTGGAACTTTATTCTTGGACGAGATCGGGGATCTTCCTCATAGCATGCAAATAAAACTGCTGCGAGTTTTACAAGAAAAAGAAGTGGAGCCTGTAGGTTCGGTTCAAACGCAAAAAGTAAATGTACGTGTGATCGCTGCTACAAATCGCCCGCTTGAGACATTAATTTATGAAAATAAGTTTCGTGAAGACTTGTTCTATCGTATAAATGTTCTCCAAATTCAAATCCCACCACTTCGTGAGAGAAAAGAAGATATCTGGCCGCTCGCTGAAAACTTTATCCGGTTGAACTGCGCCGAAACAGGTAAACGCATTCTAAGCATCGATGATGATGTAAAAGAAGCATTCTTAGCTTACAGCTGGCCGGGAAATGCGAGAGAACTTAAGAATTTTGTGGAAGCAGCCATACAGCTTACACATAGTGATCGATTATCCTTAGATGTTTTTCCTGATTTTTTAAAAGAAAAGCTCGGGGTCAATAAGAAGCAGCTGACCCTTAAAGAACACGTTCAAGAAACTGAGAAAAATGTGATCTCTTACTACTTGGAGACGATGAACGGCGATATTATGCGTGTCGCTAAACATCTAGGCATCGGAAAAACAAACCTATATGATAAGATTAAAAAATATAACATTCGTTAA
- a CDS encoding GntP family permease, whose product MDIIIILLSLFFLMFVAYRGFSVILFAPIAALFAVLLTEPGHVLPFFSGVFMEKMVGFIKLYFPVFLLGAIFGKVIEMSGFAKSITQFVIKLIGPSRAMLAIVLVGAILTYGGVSLFVVAFALYPFASELFKLADIPKRLIPGTIALGAFTFTMDAFPGSPQIQNIIPTSFFGTTTWAAPWLGFIGGMFVFIIGMIYLEWRRRQAAAKGEGYGTGHSNEPEKMDSENLPNAFIAILPLILVGVFNKWFTVLIPKYYGKTFDFSAIGMKNVPEIQIPSLAAVWAVEGALIIGIVTVLLFSFKRIKNNFNKGINLSIGGALLATLNTASEYGFGGVIAALPGFTAVNSAMSNTIKDPLINEAVTTTTLAGITGSASGGMSIALATMSETYIAQADKLGIDPEVLHRVASMASGGMDTLPHNGAVITLLAVTGLTHKQAYIDIFAMTIIKTIAVFVIIGLYYGFGIV is encoded by the coding sequence ATGGACATTATTATTATTTTATTATCGTTGTTCTTTCTAATGTTCGTAGCTTACAGAGGATTCAGCGTTATTCTATTTGCACCGATCGCTGCATTGTTTGCTGTATTGCTTACTGAACCTGGTCACGTACTACCTTTCTTCTCAGGTGTATTTATGGAGAAGATGGTTGGATTCATCAAACTTTATTTCCCGGTTTTCTTGCTAGGGGCTATTTTCGGGAAAGTTATTGAAATGTCAGGATTTGCAAAATCAATCACTCAATTTGTTATCAAATTGATCGGACCTTCAAGAGCGATGCTTGCTATCGTACTCGTTGGGGCCATCTTGACTTATGGCGGAGTATCACTGTTTGTTGTAGCTTTTGCACTTTATCCATTTGCATCTGAACTTTTTAAACTTGCGGATATTCCGAAAAGACTTATACCGGGAACGATTGCACTAGGTGCATTCACGTTTACGATGGATGCTTTTCCTGGAAGTCCACAGATTCAAAATATTATCCCAACATCTTTCTTTGGTACAACAACATGGGCTGCACCTTGGCTTGGGTTTATCGGAGGAATGTTTGTTTTCATCATAGGTATGATTTATCTAGAGTGGAGACGCAGACAAGCGGCTGCAAAAGGTGAAGGATATGGAACAGGACATAGCAATGAACCAGAAAAAATGGATTCTGAAAATCTGCCTAATGCCTTTATTGCGATTCTTCCACTTATTTTAGTTGGAGTGTTCAATAAATGGTTTACCGTATTGATTCCAAAGTATTACGGAAAGACGTTTGATTTTTCTGCGATCGGTATGAAGAACGTGCCTGAGATTCAAATTCCATCTCTGGCTGCCGTATGGGCAGTTGAAGGAGCTTTAATCATAGGTATCGTTACCGTTCTTTTATTCTCGTTCAAGAGAATTAAAAACAACTTTAATAAAGGAATTAATCTATCCATCGGTGGAGCGTTGCTTGCAACATTAAATACAGCATCAGAGTATGGATTTGGTGGTGTAATTGCAGCACTTCCTGGTTTTACTGCAGTAAACTCCGCGATGTCGAACACGATAAAAGATCCGTTGATCAATGAAGCGGTTACGACTACTACATTGGCTGGTATTACAGGATCAGCGTCTGGCGGAATGAGTATCGCACTCGCTACGATGAGTGAAACGTATATCGCACAGGCTGATAAACTAGGAATTGATCCAGAAGTACTTCACCGTGTTGCTTCTATGGCGAGTGGGGGTATGGACACATTACCTCACAACGGTGCTGTTATTACATTATTAGCTGTTACAGGATTAACACATAAACAGGCTTATATCGATATTTTTGCGATGACGATTATTAAGACGATTGCTGTATTTGTAATTATTGGTCTTTATTATGGATTTGGTATCGTATAA
- a CDS encoding 3-hydroxybutyrate dehydrogenase produces MRAFVENKVVFITGAASGIGLQLAKAFAEQGAKVAISDLDRERAESSAQSLVQAGLEAIGIGCNVTQEEEITKALDETLNHYGRIDVLINNAGLQYVSPLEEFPTEKFQQLINVMLTAPFIATKHVFPIMKKQGFGRIINMASINGLVGFAGKSAYNSAKHGVIGLTKVAALEGAPHGITVNAVCPGYVDTPLVRGQLEDLAKTRKVELEKVLEEVIYPLVPQKRLLDVQEIADYTLFLSSENAKGVTGQAIVIDGGYVAQ; encoded by the coding sequence ATGAGAGCGTTCGTTGAGAATAAAGTTGTTTTTATTACAGGCGCAGCAAGTGGAATCGGTTTGCAATTAGCAAAAGCATTCGCGGAACAAGGAGCAAAGGTAGCGATCAGTGATCTCGATCGTGAGCGTGCAGAGAGTTCTGCACAATCGCTTGTTCAAGCAGGGCTAGAGGCAATCGGGATCGGCTGTAATGTAACACAAGAAGAAGAAATCACAAAAGCATTAGATGAAACATTGAATCATTATGGCCGCATTGATGTGCTGATCAACAATGCAGGTCTGCAGTATGTATCGCCACTGGAAGAATTTCCAACAGAAAAGTTTCAGCAGCTGATCAATGTTATGCTTACGGCACCTTTTATCGCAACAAAACACGTGTTTCCAATCATGAAAAAACAAGGATTCGGACGCATTATCAATATGGCTTCCATCAATGGGCTCGTAGGTTTTGCGGGAAAATCTGCCTATAACAGTGCAAAGCATGGTGTTATAGGTCTTACGAAAGTGGCGGCTTTAGAAGGCGCACCACATGGGATAACGGTAAATGCGGTTTGTCCAGGATATGTGGATACACCTCTTGTTAGAGGACAACTCGAAGATTTAGCTAAAACGAGAAAAGTTGAATTAGAGAAAGTTTTGGAGGAAGTGATCTATCCGCTTGTTCCTCAAAAAAGATTGTTAGATGTTCAAGAGATTGCGGATTACACACTTTTTCTTTCCAGTGAAAATGCGAAGGGTGTTACGGGGCAAGCGATTGTGATCGATGGTGGCTATGTTGCGCAATAA